From the Oscillospiraceae bacterium genome, one window contains:
- a CDS encoding amino acid ABC transporter permease, with amino-acid sequence MIGDLSLAEKKSGEITLYIYEVRENVFELYLSDDIINTIFGGLLDAKEIINNADTVSVDGEEISIANKNTLRTGIKDCVALNNYDSRKPDTSIGIIKAWNTFKYDFHRNFIVNNQWTYLANGLLTTLQITALAVLIGIIIGFIVAVIRCTNQKTGKLRFLSAICKLYLSIMRGTPIMVQLLIVYFVILLPIGVEKFPAAVICFGLNSGAYVSEIVRGGIMSIDNGQTEAGRSLGFTYMQTMLYIIIPQAFKAVLPSLANEFITLLKESSVAFYIGVADLTLGGLKIRSITYSNYMPLIAVALIYLVLVLGLSKCVAILERRLRKGDNR; translated from the coding sequence ATGATCGGCGATCTTTCACTGGCAGAGAAAAAAAGCGGAGAAATCACGCTGTATATATACGAAGTCCGGGAAAACGTGTTTGAGCTGTATCTGTCCGACGACATTATAAACACTATATTCGGCGGTCTTCTGGATGCAAAAGAAATTATAAATAATGCCGATACCGTATCGGTAGACGGCGAAGAAATATCCATTGCCAACAAAAATACATTGCGTACCGGAATAAAGGACTGTGTGGCGCTCAACAACTACGACAGCCGCAAGCCTGACACCAGCATCGGCATTATCAAGGCATGGAACACCTTCAAGTACGATTTCCACAGAAACTTTATTGTCAACAACCAGTGGACTTACCTTGCAAATGGTCTTCTTACAACATTACAGATAACCGCATTGGCTGTTCTTATCGGTATAATTATCGGTTTTATCGTAGCAGTTATCCGTTGCACCAATCAGAAAACCGGCAAGCTCAGGTTCCTGTCTGCAATATGCAAGCTTTACCTTTCCATAATGAGAGGCACACCTATTATGGTACAGCTTCTTATTGTATATTTCGTAATACTTCTTCCCATCGGAGTTGAAAAGTTTCCCGCGGCGGTCATCTGCTTCGGACTCAACTCGGGTGCATACGTTTCCGAAATCGTCCGCGGCGGTATAATGTCTATTGACAACGGTCAGACCGAGGCAGGACGTAGTCTGGGCTTCACTTACATGCAGACCATGCTTTACATTATCATCCCACAGGCATTCAAGGCGGTTCTGCCCTCTCTTGCAAACGAGTTCATCACACTTCTTAAGGAATCCTCGGTTGCATTTTACATCGGTGTTGCCGACCTGACACTGGGCGGTCTTAAGATACGCTCCATCACTTACTCGAACTACATGCCGCTTATAGCAGTGGCACTTATATATCTTGTATTGGTGCTTGGTCTTTCCAAGTGCGTTGCAATACTCGAAAGGAGGCTGCGCAAAGGTGATAACCGTTAA
- a CDS encoding S-layer homology domain-containing protein, with the protein MDMKKILVSVLLCAVLVFTAYAADKNEIAEKWKQLKPSFFDLQPYEEKPVSGEGWTAGRLKPGFVADGVNYLNFCRFVAGLDEVSYNAEQYDEMQKAALLYSAAVFSDAESIPPYMNEDFYRQGYNALKKSLTSFGFDTLDLSVSGLINSRARNMQTVLPRTILLSPALETVSFGFFDGYAAVSTKEAEEVHDYDYVAWPASGDFPDTLLKENIPWSITLDPKKYSVPVLEELVIRLDNVKTDKTIELTGKGEYSYYNSDDVYVGVNPDTYTVIFKPLAQDAEIWSKFSEYGIHVTVFGIKTADGQETSIQYTVNIFNLDDVILGGYSDAKSVAAHHKNAVADMTASGIFVGYPDGTFRPHDEITRAEFTVTLLRYLGIQPSQNEEVVFSDVTADHWAKGYIDKAAEIGAVNGTDPGIFSPDETVTAEQAMKIVTIVKDFTHNMNVEASGGYPLAYYNLGYELGLLDFVDDGEAFDYPLKRSDTARILYNTSSITKFWVEKTLDRTVIWHRDRSGKGYGYYSFVKFGANN; encoded by the coding sequence ATGGATATGAAAAAAATTCTGGTATCGGTACTGCTTTGCGCAGTGCTGGTTTTTACCGCCTATGCTGCGGATAAAAATGAAATAGCGGAAAAATGGAAGCAGTTAAAGCCCTCGTTTTTCGACCTTCAGCCATACGAGGAAAAGCCGGTAAGCGGCGAGGGCTGGACAGCCGGAAGACTCAAGCCCGGCTTTGTTGCTGATGGGGTGAATTATCTTAATTTCTGCCGTTTTGTTGCAGGACTCGACGAGGTTTCGTATAATGCCGAGCAGTATGATGAGATGCAGAAAGCGGCGCTTCTTTACAGTGCTGCGGTGTTTTCGGACGCTGAAAGCATTCCGCCGTATATGAATGAGGATTTTTACCGACAAGGCTATAATGCACTGAAAAAATCTCTTACCTCATTTGGCTTTGACACACTTGATCTTTCTGTGTCCGGACTGATAAACAGCCGTGCACGGAATATGCAAACTGTCTTGCCGCGCACAATTCTTCTTTCTCCCGCACTTGAAACGGTAAGCTTCGGTTTTTTTGACGGTTATGCTGCCGTAAGCACAAAGGAAGCTGAAGAAGTGCACGATTACGACTATGTGGCTTGGCCGGCATCGGGTGATTTCCCCGATACGCTTCTTAAGGAAAATATTCCCTGGAGCATAACACTTGATCCGAAAAAGTATTCCGTCCCCGTGCTTGAAGAGTTGGTTATCCGCCTTGATAACGTTAAGACCGATAAAACGATAGAGCTGACAGGCAAGGGCGAGTATAGCTATTATAATAGTGATGACGTGTACGTCGGTGTAAATCCCGACACATACACCGTGATTTTTAAGCCGCTTGCTCAGGATGCGGAGATATGGTCAAAGTTCTCGGAATACGGCATACATGTTACGGTGTTCGGTATAAAAACTGCCGACGGACAGGAAACTTCCATTCAGTACACCGTAAATATTTTTAATCTTGATGATGTCATACTCGGCGGATATTCCGATGCAAAATCCGTGGCAGCCCATCACAAAAACGCTGTTGCCGATATGACCGCCTCCGGAATTTTTGTGGGCTATCCGGACGGAACCTTCCGCCCGCATGATGAGATAACACGTGCCGAGTTTACAGTGACACTCCTTCGCTATCTCGGTATACAGCCCTCACAGAACGAAGAGGTTGTTTTCAGCGATGTAACCGCCGACCACTGGGCAAAAGGTTATATTGATAAGGCGGCGGAAATTGGTGCCGTCAACGGTACTGATCCGGGCATATTTTCCCCCGATGAAACGGTTACCGCAGAGCAGGCAATGAAAATAGTAACAATAGTCAAGGACTTTACGCATAACATGAATGTTGAGGCGAGCGGCGGGTATCCTCTTGCGTACTACAATCTGGGATACGAATTGGGTCTCTTGGACTTCGTGGATGACGGCGAAGCATTTGACTATCCGCTTAAGCGTTCCGATACTGCCAGAATACTGTATAACACATCTTCCATTACAAAATTCTGGGTAGAAAAAACTCTTGACCGTACGGTCATATGGCATCGAGACCGAAGCGGAAAGGGCTATGGATATTATTCTTTTGTGAAATTCGGCGCGAATAACTGA
- a CDS encoding amino acid ABC transporter substrate-binding protein, which translates to MKTKISALILVLALVMSFALVACQPEAPAPVEDQQNVDANADDTQAPVEDNKEAVEGDQTPVEDEQAPADTAEDDNVIIMATNAYFKPYEFYEGEKIVGIDAEIAEAIAAKLGKTLQIADMQFDTILTAVLEGSVDFGMAGMTVTEERLESVNFTSSYASGVQSIIVKEGSPIASVDDLYAEGAAYKVGVQLGTTGDIYSTDDFGAENVVQYSNGNEAVLALAGGSVDCVIIDNEPAKALVAANEGLVILETAYAEEDYAICVAKENTELLNALNTAIDELIADGTIDTIVAKYIK; encoded by the coding sequence ATGAAAACAAAGATTTCAGCGCTCATACTCGTACTCGCACTCGTTATGTCCTTCGCACTGGTTGCGTGCCAGCCCGAAGCACCCGCTCCTGTTGAGGATCAGCAGAATGTTGACGCAAACGCCGATGACACTCAGGCTCCCGTTGAGGACAACAAGGAAGCTGTTGAAGGCGACCAGACCCCCGTTGAGGACGAACAGGCTCCTGCAGATACCGCAGAGGATGACAATGTTATCATCATGGCTACCAACGCATACTTCAAGCCTTACGAATTCTACGAAGGCGAAAAGATCGTAGGTATTGATGCAGAAATCGCAGAAGCGATTGCCGCAAAGCTGGGCAAAACTCTCCAGATCGCAGATATGCAGTTCGACACCATCCTCACTGCAGTTCTTGAAGGCTCTGTTGACTTCGGTATGGCAGGTATGACTGTTACCGAAGAAAGACTTGAAAGTGTTAACTTCACCTCCAGCTATGCTTCCGGTGTACAGTCCATCATCGTAAAGGAAGGTTCTCCCATTGCTTCCGTTGATGATCTCTACGCTGAAGGCGCCGCTTACAAGGTTGGTGTTCAGCTGGGTACCACCGGTGATATCTACTCCACCGACGATTTCGGTGCAGAAAATGTTGTACAGTACTCCAACGGTAACGAAGCTGTTCTGGCGCTCGCCGGCGGTTCCGTTGACTGCGTTATCATCGACAACGAGCCTGCAAAGGCACTTGTTGCCGCAAACGAAGGTCTCGTTATCCTCGAAACCGCTTATGCGGAAGAAGACTATGCTATCTGCGTAGCTAAGGAAAACACCGAGCTTCTCAATGCTCTTAACACTGCAATTGATGAGCTTATTGCCGACGGCACCATCGATACCATCGTAGCAAAGTACATCAAATAA
- a CDS encoding amino acid ABC transporter ATP-binding protein codes for MITVKNLYKDFGEKGEIKVLKDVNTHIQKGEKVVIIGPSGSGKSTLLRCLNRLEEPTSGEIYFEDKLITSPKSDINKLRMKMGMVFQHFNLFPHLSIMENITLAPIKLLKKSKADAEAHAMQLLERVGLPDKANAYPNQLSGGQKQRIAIARSLAMNPAVMLFDEPTSALDPEMVGEVLDLMKELASDGMTMVVVTHEMGFAREVGTRVMFMDEGRIIEENTPAELFSNPSHPRLKDFLAKVL; via the coding sequence GTGATAACCGTTAAAAATCTTTACAAGGATTTCGGGGAAAAAGGCGAAATCAAAGTATTAAAAGATGTAAACACACACATTCAAAAAGGCGAAAAGGTTGTTATCATCGGTCCCTCCGGCTCAGGAAAATCCACGCTTCTGCGCTGTCTCAACCGTCTTGAAGAGCCTACATCCGGTGAGATATATTTTGAGGACAAGCTTATCACTTCCCCGAAAAGCGATATAAACAAGCTGAGAATGAAAATGGGAATGGTTTTTCAACACTTCAACCTTTTTCCTCACCTTTCCATAATGGAAAACATAACCCTTGCACCGATTAAGCTGTTAAAGAAGTCCAAGGCTGATGCCGAGGCACATGCAATGCAGCTTCTGGAGCGTGTAGGACTTCCCGACAAAGCTAACGCATATCCCAACCAGCTTTCCGGCGGTCAGAAGCAGAGAATTGCTATTGCGCGTTCTCTTGCGATGAATCCCGCTGTTATGCTGTTTGACGAGCCTACATCTGCACTCGACCCCGAAATGGTAGGCGAAGTTCTTGATCTCATGAAGGAGCTTGCCTCGGACGGCATGACCATGGTGGTGGTAACACACGAAATGGGCTTTGCACGCGAGGTGGGCACCAGAGTGATGTTTATGGATGAGGGCAGAATAATCGAGGAAAATACGCCCGCCGAACTGTTTTCAAATCCCTCTCATCCGCGTCTTAAAGACTTTTTGGCAAAAGTTTTATAA
- a CDS encoding acetate kinase: protein MLVLVINAGSSSLKYQLLDSETSRLIAKGNCERIGIDGIITHKMPGKDTYTKNIDMPNHAQATKILVQTLTSTCIKSMNEIGAVGHRIVHGGAYFSQSVRVDDEVINKLEKCLDIAPLHTAAHLMGIRGCLEVMPDTPQVLVFDTAFHATMPPHAYTYPIPSALAEKYKIRRYGFHGTSHRYVTAQALKMLDKPAEDTRIITCHLGNGSSISAVKGGKVIDTSMGFTPLDGLIMGSRCGSIDPAIVTFMCEKLNMSPSDMNNYLNKNCGLMGVSELSSDCRDLESAMLEGNKQAKLAMNILVYQIKKLIGSYIGALNGADAVVFTAGIGENRSLLREKVCENMDFFGIKLDKELNAKTVLQSDNVDISDKNSAVRVFVIPTNEELLIAQDTANLIGKK, encoded by the coding sequence ATGTTAGTACTTGTTATCAACGCAGGAAGCTCGTCACTGAAGTATCAACTGTTGGATTCCGAAACCTCCCGTCTCATCGCAAAAGGAAACTGTGAAAGAATCGGTATTGACGGCATTATCACCCACAAAATGCCGGGCAAAGACACCTACACAAAAAACATCGATATGCCCAATCACGCACAGGCAACAAAAATACTGGTTCAGACGCTCACCTCCACATGCATAAAATCCATGAACGAAATAGGTGCGGTGGGGCACAGAATCGTGCACGGCGGTGCATATTTTTCGCAGTCGGTACGTGTGGACGATGAGGTTATAAATAAGCTTGAAAAATGTCTGGATATTGCCCCTCTGCACACGGCGGCACATCTTATGGGAATACGCGGATGTCTTGAGGTAATGCCCGACACACCTCAGGTATTGGTTTTCGATACGGCCTTTCATGCCACAATGCCTCCGCACGCCTACACTTACCCCATTCCATCAGCGCTTGCTGAAAAATACAAAATACGGCGCTACGGTTTTCACGGCACTTCCCACCGCTATGTAACCGCACAAGCGCTCAAAATGCTTGACAAGCCCGCAGAGGACACAAGAATAATCACTTGCCATCTGGGTAACGGATCTTCGATTTCCGCTGTAAAAGGCGGTAAAGTAATTGACACCTCAATGGGCTTCACTCCGCTGGACGGTCTTATAATGGGAAGCAGATGCGGAAGCATCGATCCCGCCATCGTCACATTCATGTGCGAAAAGCTTAACATGTCCCCTTCCGACATGAACAACTATCTTAACAAAAACTGCGGTCTTATGGGCGTAAGCGAGCTGTCAAGCGACTGTCGCGACTTAGAAAGTGCCATGCTGGAGGGTAACAAACAGGCGAAGCTGGCAATGAATATACTTGTTTACCAGATTAAAAAGCTTATCGGCTCCTACATTGGCGCACTGAACGGTGCTGATGCGGTGGTATTTACCGCGGGAATAGGCGAAAACCGTTCTTTGTTGCGAGAAAAGGTGTGTGAAAACATGGATTTCTTCGGGATAAAGCTTGATAAGGAGCTTAACGCGAAAACGGTTTTACAATCCGATAATGTGGACATATCCGATAAAAATTCTGCCGTAAGAGTTTTTGTTATACCTACCAACGAAGAGCTTCTCATAGCACAAGACACTGCAAATCTCATCGGTAAAAAATAA
- a CDS encoding radical SAM protein gives MAEEKTLVETLKDNRIRIGAYTPVVHSDEEHIKALADAGVDFAVLNLDIIPEEKQNDVFKWLAKYGIEATVRKGSLMKYYEKAGLLDLDKKDEMFFKDEPSFVAYTYVDEPGTEHFEVLGKEVEAFKKAFPGKRAYINLLPMYANSAQLTGGAWKAPIEYYEQPSTDFQQYLDEYVEKIDTDYICTDIYPCRKAPDPACPEKFPAEYIKTTYPKYVRSIEIVADVCRASNRDFWVCIQTCSWSRGIREPDGAELRWQAYTMLSYGAKTLLYYIFATRTSHSGCVLNVRGEKTKLYFASQRLCNGLKKLSDVYVQYKNLGAFNLNSTPETTPYLEMENPYPASDFKAISEIKCETPLLVGCFEKKEGSGSAFTLVNMQDWQNPKTASVKAKINGNVTMYRDGVPTKCTSCDGWYEFTLVQGDGIFVTVD, from the coding sequence ATGGCTGAGGAAAAGACATTGGTTGAGACCCTGAAGGATAATCGTATTAGAATTGGTGCGTATACACCTGTTGTTCATTCGGACGAAGAACACATCAAGGCACTGGCAGATGCAGGCGTTGATTTTGCTGTGCTTAACCTTGATATTATTCCCGAGGAAAAGCAAAATGATGTTTTCAAATGGCTTGCAAAATACGGAATAGAGGCTACTGTCAGAAAAGGAAGTCTCATGAAGTACTATGAAAAGGCGGGCTTGCTGGATCTTGACAAAAAGGACGAGATGTTCTTCAAGGATGAACCGTCTTTTGTTGCATATACATACGTTGACGAACCGGGAACAGAGCATTTTGAGGTGCTTGGGAAAGAGGTTGAGGCTTTCAAAAAAGCTTTTCCGGGTAAGAGAGCGTATATAAATCTCCTTCCTATGTATGCAAATTCCGCACAGCTTACCGGCGGTGCATGGAAGGCGCCTATTGAATATTATGAACAGCCTTCTACCGATTTTCAGCAGTATCTTGATGAGTATGTTGAAAAAATAGATACCGACTATATCTGTACCGATATATATCCCTGCCGCAAAGCACCCGATCCGGCGTGCCCCGAAAAGTTTCCTGCCGAGTACATAAAAACCACATACCCCAAGTATGTCAGAAGTATAGAAATAGTTGCAGATGTATGCCGCGCATCCAACCGTGATTTCTGGGTATGCATACAGACTTGCAGCTGGAGCAGAGGTATACGCGAGCCCGACGGCGCCGAGCTTCGCTGGCAGGCATATACCATGCTTTCATACGGCGCAAAAACACTGCTGTATTATATCTTTGCTACCCGTACCTCTCACAGCGGATGTGTATTGAATGTGCGCGGAGAAAAGACAAAGCTCTATTTTGCATCCCAGCGTTTGTGCAACGGTCTTAAAAAGCTTTCCGATGTCTATGTGCAGTACAAGAACCTGGGTGCATTCAATTTGAATTCCACCCCCGAGACAACTCCTTATCTTGAAATGGAAAATCCTTATCCCGCATCTGATTTCAAAGCAATTTCCGAAATCAAGTGCGAAACACCTCTTCTTGTGGGCTGTTTTGAAAAGAAAGAGGGTAGCGGAAGCGCGTTTACTCTTGTTAATATGCAGGATTGGCAGAACCCCAAAACCGCAAGCGTAAAAGCCAAAATTAACGGAAATGTCACCATGTACCGTGACGGTGTACCCACAAAATGTACCTCATGCGACGGCTGGTATGAATTCACCCTTGTTCAGGGCGACGGTATATTTGTAACAGTGGATTGA
- a CDS encoding DUF1934 domain-containing protein, translating into MKKDINIRIKEIWHNNIDEGLFDVMPSEDEEESADSFLEAIMSGLSDPPGTPQVEFTTCGVMEEQNGGISITYEESELTGMKGAVTQFFIADSGVVTMSRSGANSLNLVFEKDKNYICPNGDEPFLVTTRELKNTISPSGGTLGIAYTINVGGSLTEHNEFNIDIL; encoded by the coding sequence ATGAAAAAGGATATCAACATTCGTATTAAAGAAATCTGGCACAATAATATCGACGAAGGATTATTTGATGTTATGCCTTCCGAAGATGAAGAAGAATCCGCCGATTCATTTCTTGAAGCCATTATGTCGGGCTTAAGCGATCCGCCCGGCACACCACAGGTGGAGTTTACCACTTGCGGTGTAATGGAAGAACAGAACGGCGGAATTTCAATTACATACGAAGAAAGCGAATTGACGGGAATGAAAGGCGCTGTAACTCAGTTTTTCATTGCTGACAGCGGAGTGGTAACCATGTCGCGAAGCGGAGCAAATTCGCTCAATCTCGTATTTGAAAAAGACAAGAATTACATATGTCCCAACGGTGATGAGCCTTTTCTGGTTACCACCCGAGAGTTGAAAAACACCATTTCACCGTCCGGCGGAACACTGGGTATTGCGTATACCATAAATGTCGGTGGAAGTCTTACGGAGCATAACGAATTCAATATAGATATACTGTAA
- a CDS encoding D-alanine--D-alanine ligase, whose product MNKLNIGLIFGGESSEHEVSCASAASIIRNIDNQKYDVTKIWIDKNGVWYVYEGPVEYIDNAQLANKPSDAKFIPAVLSPCSITGGLFILDKKNSSYSVLKLDCIIPIIHGTTGEDGVLQGILELSHIPYVGCRTASSAVCMDKAITKVILDSKNVVQADWLIFYKSELESDMENVLDKTCTKFEFPIFVKPANTGSSVGVSKAYNREELREAFTKAAMYDVKIIAEEFIDGREIELAILETEKDGSYELMVSECGEVKPGSDFYDYDDKYKNGVSSTVIPADIPHDISEKLKKTAVEIFRFLECRGFSRCDFFLRGEQIVFNEVNTLPGFTKISMYPQLMSAVGVGYTELITRLIEFAMKQKH is encoded by the coding sequence ATGAACAAGCTTAATATCGGGCTTATTTTTGGCGGAGAGTCAAGTGAGCATGAGGTATCCTGTGCCTCCGCCGCGTCTATCATCAGAAATATCGACAATCAAAAGTATGACGTCACAAAAATATGGATAGACAAGAACGGTGTATGGTACGTGTATGAGGGTCCCGTGGAGTATATTGACAACGCACAGTTGGCCAACAAGCCGTCTGACGCAAAATTTATTCCCGCGGTTCTGAGCCCCTGCAGTATTACGGGCGGACTTTTCATACTGGATAAAAAGAACAGCTCTTATTCCGTGTTGAAGCTGGACTGCATTATCCCCATAATACACGGTACAACCGGTGAGGACGGAGTTCTTCAGGGCATACTGGAGCTTTCACACATTCCGTATGTCGGTTGCAGAACTGCTTCCAGTGCAGTGTGTATGGATAAAGCTATAACGAAGGTAATTTTGGATTCAAAGAACGTAGTCCAGGCAGACTGGCTTATATTCTACAAATCCGAGTTGGAATCCGATATGGAAAATGTGCTTGACAAGACTTGCACCAAATTTGAATTTCCCATATTTGTAAAGCCGGCGAATACCGGCTCATCGGTAGGTGTTTCAAAGGCGTACAACCGTGAAGAGCTGAGAGAAGCCTTTACCAAAGCCGCAATGTATGATGTAAAAATAATTGCTGAAGAATTCATAGACGGAAGAGAAATAGAGCTGGCGATTCTTGAAACTGAAAAAGACGGCAGCTACGAGCTTATGGTTTCGGAATGCGGCGAGGTAAAACCCGGAAGTGATTTTTACGACTATGACGACAAATACAAAAACGGTGTTTCCTCCACTGTTATACCCGCAGATATTCCTCATGATATTTCAGAAAAGCTGAAAAAGACCGCTGTGGAAATTTTCCGTTTTCTGGAGTGCAGAGGATTTTCCAGATGTGATTTTTTCCTCAGAGGGGAACAAATCGTTTTCAATGAAGTCAATACATTACCCGGCTTTACAAAAATCAGCATGTATCCCCAGCTGATGTCGGCCGTAGGAGTAGGCTACACCGAGCTTATCACACGACTTATAGAGTTTGCAATGAAACAGAAGCATTAA
- a CDS encoding DUF4838 domain-containing protein, with translation MMRINIIIHYENGDKFYKLWAHDERNVDFENDAFCAARCTVCFAAEELCNHLGQMGYEVNVTNKKGNGINIILSENGMSGEEFDITRDGNDICLVGNGRIGTLYAAYELLEAQGIRWYSQDETYIPESTGFVFPECRHYKYDMPNGRGFHFEQLSKESVKFIMWMAHNRLNTHLCHANSKKLQQKLGFVFQNGGHVFTDMLNPYNITADGRTYLEAHKDWYGKRDGEITYKNAQHVQFCATNEGLLEELGKIFVDKLKNEWKDADACEMAGFDTWGASCNCEKCRALGNGADMTLYYASAVRDSINRAYESGELKRKVKLKVSAYEGTDSMQPPRNPVPQNLIDAGDFLIYSPILRCYAHDFDDESCGRNAGYKRALEGWLKTGIDVEVNEYYNVSKHEDLPLLFTKRLKNDLKYYIRSGVKANIYMHVPMAEWGVRTLTQYLYAAITRNVDCNVDAQVDKYFSDLFGDNAAEAKKCYEMVESASETVYSWRGWGNTILTRLIGWDGKKPDGNVGKGTHLDGIEEQDGKRALGLLEKALDGLGRIKKKELSKLSTDMFDGIANAVNPIELRKLMAGPQVISKLDEDIRGLIYGRDVYEFMLLCVEYYNALRDDKNTDALFERMAVLADKLSGYTVGAIPEAYEPGVVLPDAFKRSQLKTLYYKIVANRNGEKKNG, from the coding sequence ATGATGAGAATAAATATAATAATCCACTACGAAAACGGGGACAAATTTTATAAATTATGGGCACATGACGAAAGAAATGTGGATTTCGAGAATGATGCTTTTTGTGCCGCGAGATGCACCGTGTGCTTTGCCGCCGAAGAATTGTGCAATCATCTGGGGCAAATGGGATATGAGGTGAATGTCACCAATAAAAAAGGCAACGGAATAAACATAATCCTGAGTGAAAACGGTATGAGCGGTGAAGAATTTGATATCACCCGCGACGGCAACGATATATGCCTTGTCGGCAACGGACGCATCGGAACACTTTATGCGGCATATGAGCTTTTGGAAGCTCAGGGGATAAGATGGTATTCGCAGGATGAAACCTATATTCCCGAAAGCACCGGATTTGTATTCCCTGAGTGCAGGCACTATAAGTACGACATGCCCAACGGCAGAGGTTTTCATTTTGAACAGCTTTCAAAGGAATCTGTAAAGTTTATTATGTGGATGGCGCACAATCGCCTTAACACACATCTTTGCCATGCGAATTCCAAAAAGCTTCAGCAAAAGCTGGGCTTTGTATTCCAGAACGGCGGACATGTATTTACAGATATGCTTAACCCCTACAATATAACCGCTGACGGAAGAACATATCTTGAGGCACATAAAGATTGGTATGGCAAAAGGGACGGCGAGATAACTTACAAAAATGCACAGCACGTCCAGTTTTGTGCTACAAACGAGGGATTGCTTGAGGAACTGGGAAAAATCTTTGTCGACAAACTAAAAAATGAGTGGAAGGACGCGGATGCCTGTGAGATGGCAGGCTTTGATACCTGGGGGGCAAGCTGTAACTGTGAAAAATGCAGAGCATTAGGCAACGGTGCCGATATGACGTTGTACTACGCTTCTGCTGTACGTGACAGCATAAACCGTGCGTATGAAAGCGGGGAGCTTAAAAGAAAGGTTAAACTCAAGGTAAGTGCATATGAGGGTACGGACAGTATGCAGCCACCGCGTAATCCTGTGCCGCAGAATCTTATTGATGCAGGCGATTTCCTTATATATTCCCCCATACTCAGATGTTACGCCCATGACTTTGATGATGAAAGCTGTGGCCGCAATGCAGGCTATAAGCGTGCACTCGAGGGATGGCTGAAAACGGGCATTGATGTAGAGGTCAATGAATATTATAACGTTTCCAAGCATGAGGATCTGCCACTTCTTTTCACAAAAAGACTTAAAAATGATTTGAAATATTACATCAGAAGCGGTGTTAAAGCTAACATCTACATGCACGTCCCCATGGCTGAATGGGGTGTACGTACGCTGACGCAGTATCTGTATGCCGCAATCACAAGAAATGTTGATTGTAATGTAGATGCGCAGGTTGATAAATATTTTTCCGATTTGTTCGGTGATAATGCGGCTGAGGCGAAAAAGTGTTACGAAATGGTGGAAAGTGCAAGCGAAACCGTCTATTCCTGGCGCGGGTGGGGAAATACCATACTTACCCGTCTTATAGGCTGGGATGGTAAAAAGCCTGACGGAAATGTCGGCAAAGGAACCCATCTGGACGGCATAGAGGAGCAGGACGGAAAAAGAGCGCTCGGTTTACTCGAAAAGGCACTTGACGGACTTGGCAGAATCAAGAAAAAAGAGCTTTCAAAGCTTAGTACAGATATGTTCGACGGAATCGCAAATGCAGTCAATCCAATCGAACTGCGAAAGCTGATGGCAGGACCGCAGGTCATTTCAAAGCTCGACGAGGATATAAGAGGTTTGATATACGGCAGGGACGTATATGAATTCATGCTCCTTTGCGTTGAGTACTACAATGCACTCCGTGATGATAAAAATACGGATGCACTGTTTGAAAGAATGGCTGTGCTTGCCGATAAGCTGTCAGGCTATACCGTCGGTGCAATTCCCGAAGCCTATGAGCCGGGTGTTGTACTGCCGGATGCTTTTAAACGTTCACAGCTAAAAACGCTGTATTATAAAATTGTTGCAAACAGAAACGGAGAAAAGAAAAATGGCTGA